The following coding sequences are from one Prionailurus viverrinus isolate Anna chromosome D2, UM_Priviv_1.0, whole genome shotgun sequence window:
- the PNLIPRP1 gene encoding inactive pancreatic lipase-related protein 1 — MVNMWTVALLLLGAVTAKEICYEHIGCFSDSEPWAGTAARPMKVLPWSPEKIGTRFLLYTNENPNNFQTLLPSDPSTIEASNFQTNRKTRFIIHGFIDKGEENWLLEMCKNMFAVEEVNCICVDWKKGSQTTYTQAANNVRVVGAQVAQMISMLSTNYSYSPSQVHLIGHSLGAHAAGEAGSRTPGLGRITGLDPVEASFQGTPEEVRLDPSDADFVDVIHTDAAPLIPFLGFGTKQLLGHLDFFPNGGEEMPGCKKNALSQIVDLDGIWEGTRDFVACNHLRSYKYYSESILNPDGFASYPCASYKAFESNKCFPCPDEGCPQMGHYADKFAGRTSGEPQKFFLNTGDSSNFARWRYGVSITLSGKIATGQVKVALFGNKGNTHQFDVIRGILTPGSTHSNQFDAKLDIGTIEKVKFLWNNNVINPTFPKVGAAKITVQKGEEKTVYNFCSESTVREDVLLTLTPC, encoded by the exons ATGGTGAACATGTGGACAGTCGCACTTTTGTTGCTGGGAGCAGTCACAG CAAAGGAAATTTGCTATGAACATATCGGGTGCTTCTCCGACTCGGAGCCCTGGGCCGGGACTGCAGCCAGGCCGATGAAAGTTCTCCCCTGGAGCCCCGAGAAAATCGGCACCCGCTTCCTGCTCTACACCAATGAGAACCCAAACAACTTTCAG accctccttccctctgacccATCAACAATTGAAGCATCAAATTTCCAAACAAACAGGAAGACCCGGTTCATCATCCACGGCTTCATAGACAAGGGAGAAGAGAACTGGCTTTTGGAGATGTGCAAG AACATGTTCGCGGTGGAGGAGGTCAACTGCATCTGCGTGGACTGGAAGAAAGGTTCCCAGACCACGTACACACAGGCCGCCAACAACGTGCGGGTGGTGGGTGCCCAGGTGGCCCAGATGATCAGCATGCTCTCG ACAAACTATAGCTACTCTCCTTCCCAAGTCCACCTCATCGGCCACAGCCTGGGAGCCCACGCAGCGGGAGAGGCTGGGAGCAGGACTCCAGGCCTGGGCAGAATTACAG GGTTGGATCCTGTAGAAGCAAGCTTCCAGGGTACTCCTGAAGAGGTTCGGCTCGATCCCTCTGATGCTGACTTCGTTGACGTGATCCATACAGATGCAGCACCCCTGATCCCATTCCTGG GTTTTGGAACAAAACAGCTGTTAGGTCACCTCGACTTCTTCCCCAACGGAGGGGAGGAAATGCCAGGATGCAAGAAGAATGCCCTGTCACAGATCGTGGACCTTGATGGCATCTGGGAAG GGACTCGGGATTTTGTGGCTTGCAATCACCTGAGAAGTTACAAGTATTACTCGGAGAGCATCCTCAACCCCGATGGGTTCGCCTCCTACCCCTGCGCTTCCTACAAGGCCTTTGAGTCT AACAAGTGCTTCCCCTGCCCGGATGAAGGCTGCCCACAGATGGGCCACTATGCTGATAAATTTGCTGGCAGGACGAGCGGCGAGCCACAGAAATTCTTCCTGAACACAGGAGACTCCAGCAATTTTGCTC GCTGGAGATACGGAGTTTCTATAACACTGTCTGGAAAAATAGCCACTGGTCAGGTCAAAGTTGCTTTGTTTGGAAATAAGGGAAACACTCACCAATTCGATGTCATCCG gGGGATTCTCACACCAGGCTCTACCCATTCTAATCAGTTTGATGCAAAGCTTGATATTGGAACCATTGAGAAAGTCAAGTTTCTTTGGAACAACAACGTGATAAACCCAACCTTCCCCAAAGTGGGTGCGGCCAAGATCACCGTCcaaaagggagaggagaaaacagt GTACAACTTCTGCAGCGAAAGCACTGTGAGAGAAGACGTTCTCCTCACCCTCACGCCCTGTTAA